Below is a genomic region from Phragmites australis chromosome 20, lpPhrAust1.1, whole genome shotgun sequence.
agtgataggtatccttatcacccatcatttatgttaaataattagtgacggatgtccttataacccgtcactaatattaagtcattagtgatgggtgtctttataacccgtcactaaatgtagtCTTGGCAGCTCCCTGccggggccactcattagtgacggattgttATGAGACCAGTCACTAATTGCTCACTTATTATTGACGGGTATTcttataactcgtcactaatgagtaatgtttaatattattttattcacCGAGCAGCACGACCAGACAGTGTCTATCTGTCGCGGTTGCTCGGCAAAGGGGCGATTTTTTTTACGATTTGTTGAGACCAAATCAAATCTCGGTGATTTGAAGCTGGTGTTTGTTCCTGAtgtttgaaggtttgcctcctccctctcgtcctcctcttgctcatatatgtatGGTGGATTCTagagtttgagttggaatcaacaattttactCTTTCTTCTAGATGTTGATATATATGAATTGTTTCATAGGGATTTAAAATGATAGGAAAATTTTCTCCACATTTGGAGGAATTGTGACATGAAGTCTAAATTCCTCAAAGTGTTCCGGTGCATCTTCGTTatttctctctcatttttctctctTGCTAATGAACACATACATTTAATTCTTGCGCTTTTCCTGTGTTGTCTCTTGAGCAATTCATGTGTTATTCTGATCCGTAGGATTCGGTAAGGAAGGGCGTTCTAGTGATTTGTTCTTCCTATTCCTGTATTTTTAGTTGCGTTCCACATAGACGCTTATTTTTTCAGTTTATCCTTCTTGCGCCTTTTGTGAAAAATAGGCTAAACAGGTTACTTCGTGAAAGCAGTGCCAAAATAAGTATTTATTTGGTCACATTCCCAATCTAAACatcttaacaacatcaatagcGAAAGTATAAGATGTCCAGGAATGTAACTTAGTAATTTTTTGACTGGTTGCTGACTTGCTGGTTGGAGTGTACTTAAAATATGGAAATTAAACACGGGGACTTGGTTTAGCGCCGGGCCGGCTCAGCCACTGTGGACGCCTATAAATGCCCTCCACGGAGCGAGGCACCACCGGATCACGGCGGCGACACTCTTCTTGCGCCACGTTCGATTCGCCTCTTCCTACCAACTCCTCCGTGGCCACGTTGCACATGGAgtccctcctcgccgccgccacggTCACCAGGGCCTCTGTCGCGGCCACCGTCTTCTCGCCGCCTTCATCCTCGTCTTCGCCGTCCGTCCTCCGAACCGCTATTGCCGGGACCAGACCCGTCGCACGCGCCGTCCGCTGTGCCGCCACCAAGGTGCGCTGTTGAACCGGGACACcgtccatctctctctctctctatctctctcttcttcccgcTGTTTCGATACATTCTAGCAATCAAATGATCTGTTTCTTGGATTGCCCTGTTTCTTTCGTTCTTTCTCTTATGTCCCGCGTTTCTTGTAGTCCAGACTGCAGAGATGTTTTGGATTAGCCATTTTGCCGATGTGCCCTTCCTTCTGTTTCGATCAACCGTTCGCGTTTTGTTCTTAGGATTGACGGAATCCGGTTTTGATCTCATTCAGGACTCGATCTTCTACGCGCTGGAACACGACGAGATGTTCAACTCGGCGGAGGTGATCCAGTGGGAGAGCGGCAAGTCCATCAACTCCATCGCCGCTGCGCAGGGCATCCGcatccgccgccgctgccgttccAGGTACCCCTCCGAGGGCTCCGGCGCCGACAGGGCCGTCCCACGCAACATCCTCGAGCAGATCATCTGGGACAAGGAGGTCGAGGTCTCACAGAGGAAGGCCAAGAAGCCGCTCAAGAAGGTTGTTGAGTCCGCCCAGCACGCGCCGCCACCCAGGGACTTCGTCGGGGCGCTGGAGGCGGCTCACCGCCGCAACGGCGTGCCTGCCCTTATCGCCGAGGTGAAGAAAGCGTCGCCCAGCAGGGGCGTGCTCAGGGAGCACTTCAATCCGGTGAGCACCTTGACATCTCAAGAGTTTTTGATTACTGAACATTGCCCCGCACTACACCCTGACATCTCTGAAGTTGGATTGTGACCAATTCTGCAAATTCGTGGCAGGTGGAGATTGCGCACGCCTATGAGATGAATGGTGCGGCCTGCTTGAGCATCCTGACTGACGAGAAGCACTTTCAGGTTCGCTATTCACGCCAATTAGTTCTCATGTTCGTATTCTAGCAATGATCAAATTTGTTAAAACTGCCTCTCTCACATCTTATTCTCATATGTGTTCCAGGGGAGCTTTGAAAATCTAGAGACTGTGCGCAATTCAGGAGTCAAGGTAAAACATGTTTGCCTTGTAAGCGTAGAATTTTCTTCTGTAGCAGTTTGTTCATGTATATGTGACTTAGTCGTCGGGTATGGTTGGTGAATGCAGTGTCCTCTTCTTTGCAAGGAGTTCGTCATCGACATTTGGCAAATTTACTACGCACGCTCAAAGGGTGCCGATGCCATTCTGTTGATTGCTGCAGTGCTACCGGACCTCGATATTAAGTACATGCTTCGCGTCTGCAAAAATCTTGGAATGACAGCTCTTATTGAGGTTCGTCACAAGTTTGTTACTCTGTCGTATCCATGAAATATTGTTTATTCAGTTTCACTTTTACTGTGGCCTCCTGTTACAGCAAATTCTACCATAATATTACGAAGCAGTCTACTTAACTTAAACATTGATTTTCTGTGCACTTGTGTTATCTTTAGTTCTTTATAAAACTTCACAACTTGTATTTTAGGTTCATGATGAGAGGGAGTTGGATCGTGTACTGAAGATAGACAGTGTTCAGCTTATCGGCATCAACAATCGGAATCTAGGTACTGTTCTTTGTCAGTTCTTGCATTACATCAATTTTGTTGATCCTTATGTTGTTATCATGTTGGTACATTCTTGACTTGGCTGGATGTTGAAATTTATTTATGTTGCAGAGACATTTAAAGTCGATACTGCAAACACAAAGATGTTGATAGAGAAACGTGGTGATACTATTAGGAAGAAGGGGATACTGGTAGGTCTTTCTTATCAATTACACAAGCAATTTTCGCAATCTTAACCTGTCACAATCTTTTTGTTTCCATGAATTTTTCTTCCCTGTCATTTATTCTTGATGTTAGCATTGTACTAGGTATGGGAACAGAACGAGGCCATCAGTTACAactgaaatatttttatttccCTGTTGCACGTTGACTCTAGTTTTGTGAATCTTTTGGAACCCACTAGCGTATGAATATGCTCCAGTTTTATTTTCAGAATCAAGAAAAGCTTAACAGATACTTTCCTGCTTCCTAGCATTCAGTTGCTATTGTTTAATTCCATGATCTATAACGCACCAACTTAGTTTACAAATGCTGAACTTGAATGTATACGTTTCTTCAGGTTGTTGGCGAGTC
It encodes:
- the LOC133902483 gene encoding uncharacterized protein LOC133902483, which translates into the protein MESLLAAATVTRASVAATVFSPPSSSSSPSVLRTAIAGTRPVARAVRCAATKDSIFYALEHDEMFNSAEVIQWESGKSINSIAAAQGIRIRRRCRSRYPSEGSGADRAVPRNILEQIIWDKEVEVSQRKAKKPLKKVVESAQHAPPPRDFVGALEAAHRRNGVPALIAEVKKASPSRGVLREHFNPVEIAHAYEMNGAACLSILTDEKHFQGSFENLETVRNSGVKCPLLCKEFVIDIWQIYYARSKGADAILLIAAVLPDLDIKYMLRVCKNLGMTALIEVHDERELDRVLKIDSVQLIGINNRNLETFKVDTANTKMLIEKRGDTIRKKGILVVGESGLFTPDDVAYVQNAGVSAVLAGESLVTQEDPGQAIAGLFGKELLH